Genomic window (Sphingosinicella microcystinivorans):
CGATCTCCAGCTGACGGGGATCACCGCGAACATTCCGGAGCCGGCGGCTCTGGCGCTGTTCGGCCTCGGCCTCGTCGGCCTCGGCATGGCGCGTCGTCGCCGCGTCGCCTGAACGACGGCAAGGTGAAAGACAGGCGCCGGCGGGCAACCGCCGGCGCTTTTCTTTTCTCATGCGCCAAGCGCCGGCAGGGGCGCGACCGTTGGTAAATTTTACACTTCTTCGATGAGCGGTTTCGGCAAGATTGGAAATGGTTAACGAAAGTAAATGGTTTTCAACCTCTTGATGGAAGAGCGGAGAATCTGGCACGTTGCTTGCATAGAGTTCGGCCGAAGGGTTCTTATCAGGAGGTCAATACAATGAAACCAGCGTTTCTCAGCAAAGCCCTGCCGGCTGCCGCGCTCGCCGCCGCCACGGTTTTCTCGACCTCGGCCCATGCCGCTGTCGTCAACGAATGGGGCTACGATGTCGCGGCCGAGTTCACCGCGGCGACACCGGATAGCGGAACCCCCGGCGGTTTCATCTCGGGTCCGCTCCAGATATCGTGGGGCCGCCCGTCCGGCACGGTCTCGGCCGGCGGCGGCCGCAGCGCGCTGACGATCGGCGACACGCCGGCGCTCGGCAACGTGTTCACGAACGGCGCCGATGCCGCCGCGAACAGCCTGACGCACTCGAACAACGTCATCAACAATCTGGCGGGTGAGAACTGGCAGCGTCTCGACACGGCTTCGCTGAAGATCGACATCGCGCTCACGTCGGTCGATCCGGCGCTCGGCGCCGCCGATCCGTTCGTGCTGTCGTTCGTCATCGACTTCCTCGAGACGCCGAACGCTCCTGTCGGCGGGATCTGCGCCGATGGCGTGGCCGCGGGCTCGCAGGGCACCGGCTGCCGCGACATCTTCGTCATCTCGGCGGGCAGCCTGACGCAGTACTTCACGTTCGAGGGCGAAACCTACAAGTTCTCGTTCTTCGACCTCGGCGGCGCGATCGGCACGCTCTCCGACAACGCTTGTGCGGCTGTCGATCAGGGCTCGGGCTGCGTCGGCTTCCTGACCTTCGAGGAGCAGCAGAACGTCGTGAACTTCGCGTTCAACATCACCCACGTGCCGGAGCCGGCTGCGCTCGCGCTCTTCGGCCTCGGCCTTGCCGGTCTCGGTCTGGCGCGTCGCCGCCGCACCGCCTGAACGGCGAAACCGAACAGGAAGGCGCTGATGGGAAACCATCGGCGCCTTTTCCTTTTGGGGAAAACGTGCCCCCGTCAGATCAGCGCGGCGATGTTCGGTTCCCCGGCCGACACGCGCAGCCGGTGCCCGATCACAGGCGTTTCCATCAGCGGCTCCAGCCCGGCGTGCATCCGGGCGAGGAAGCGCTCTCCGCTGTCGAGGCGTCCGATGACGATCGCGAACGCCGGGGTCCCCTTGTGATGCACGACCGTGAACGTCTCCAGCCGTCCTTCCCCGGCGGGGGTTTCCGTGAAGGGCGGTGAGGGCATGGCGTCGATCGCCGCCTGATACGATGCGGGATCGCTGCGCGCACCGTAGCCCGGCCGCGCCGAATAGACGCCGAAGCTGTGCTTCGTGAGGAAGCCGCCGTTGGCGAACACGAAGCCCCACGCGCCCGCGTCGTCGCGGCAATGCTCCACGACCTCCGCGACGGCGTGCACCGAATAGGCGTTGCCGGGTCCGCCGAAGTAGGGAAGGCCGCCGGTGCGCGTCAGCCGGGCCGGGTCCTCGGTCGGCAGGCCGATCATGGCGGCGGCGATCTCCACCGCCACCGGGAAGCAGCTGTAAAGGTCGATGCAGCCGAGGTCGTCGGGGACGATGCCCGCCTGCGCCAGCGCGTGCGCCGCACCGATGCGGATGGCGGGCGACGTGGCGTAGTCGATGCGCTCGCTCACCAGAATCTTCTCGTGCGTGTCCGCCGAGCCGTGCAGGTAGACGCGGCGGTCGACGGGAACGCCGAGCCGGTCGGCGGCCTCGGTCGACATCATCAGCACCGCCGCCGCCTGATCGACGAACATGTTCGCGCACAGGTGCTTGGTGTACGGATAGGCGATGATGCGGTTGTCGTCCGTGGGCTGCACCAGCGCCTCGGCCGTGTACGCCGTGCGAACCTGCGCGAACGGATTGTCGGCGGCGACCGCGCTGAACGGCGCCATCAGGTGCCCGATCTCGGCGCGGTGCTGGAGCGGCGACCAGCCCATCGCCGCGCC
Coding sequences:
- a CDS encoding acetyl-CoA acetyltransferase, with translation MPAGPRTPVLVGVAQHVGREDDPARGLSPADLLAEAARGAIADSGADAAGAIDTLVAIRLFADSGGAFPSPFGTYRNLPYAVARRIGAHPRDLIYGPVGGNTPQMFVNVLAERIANGESDVALIVGGEALRTQARAEKAGLKLDWSEDAPSDPACCGEETRYASAHEIGHGIALPTSVYPLFENAFGAAMGWSPLQHRAEIGHLMAPFSAVAADNPFAQVRTAYTAEALVQPTDDNRIIAYPYTKHLCANMFVDQAAAVLMMSTEAADRLGVPVDRRVYLHGSADTHEKILVSERIDYATSPAIRIGAAHALAQAGIVPDDLGCIDLYSCFPVAVEIAAAMIGLPTEDPARLTRTGGLPYFGGPGNAYSVHAVAEVVEHCRDDAGAWGFVFANGGFLTKHSFGVYSARPGYGARSDPASYQAAIDAMPSPPFTETPAGEGRLETFTVVHHKGTPAFAIVIGRLDSGERFLARMHAGLEPLMETPVIGHRLRVSAGEPNIAALI
- a CDS encoding THxN family PEP-CTERM protein yields the protein MKPAFLSKALPAAALAAATVFSTSAHAAVVNEWGYDVAAEFTAATPDSGTPGGFISGPLQISWGRPSGTVSAGGGRSALTIGDTPALGNVFTNGADAAANSLTHSNNVINNLAGENWQRLDTASLKIDIALTSVDPALGAADPFVLSFVIDFLETPNAPVGGICADGVAAGSQGTGCRDIFVISAGSLTQYFTFEGETYKFSFFDLGGAIGTLSDNACAAVDQGSGCVGFLTFEEQQNVVNFAFNITHVPEPAALALFGLGLAGLGLARRRRTA